DNA from Pelodiscus sinensis isolate JC-2024 chromosome 1, ASM4963464v1, whole genome shotgun sequence:
TTCAAAGACTTAGAAGAGTGACCTTTCAAAAATCTCTCTTTCTAGGCTCTCTGAGAATATACATAACACAAACACTTGAATTTTACCAAATATTCTTTATTTATGGTACCATGAATCTTACAGCTTTCTCAAAGACTAACTGTAAATGAACAAAATTCCAATTTCTATAATTTTAAGACGAAAAAATATATAACTACTTCAGAGAGGTTTCTAGATCCATATTTAGTAGTTAATTTGTTATAATACATTTCACATTCAGTGCACATTCAATCTATTTGGAGATTTTTATGATTTGGCTTCCATTTTGCACAACAAAGGAAGAAATAGCTGTATGTGTCTCATTTACTGCCATCTATTTTCAGTGTCTGTTTTGAGCTTATATCTGTTGGGTACCTAGATTCATAATCCTAGATTAAAACGGCTATCACCTGAGAAATTGTAAATGTTGAatcagagtagagaggaagaggaGTGCCACTCTGTCTTTTTGATAGGGGGAAAAGGAGAATGTTTTCTTCACACTTAGGTATGGAATTTTCTTAGCTCTAACTTTAAGGAAGTTCAAAGTTGTCACTTATTGTGGGAGCTCTCATTTCCTGAAAAATCagtattttcatattttctaaaagacaaaacatatttttaaaagaccaTAAAATCACATTTTCCCCTCAATTTACCCTATTACAGTGAGCAGGTTCAAATATAGCAGTTTGTTTATAAATTACAGAACTTGTCCGTACAATAAATGAAGAGGGAAGCTGTAATTTAGATGTTAATTTGTACTATGCACGCTGTAATGAATTAAACAATGAAGATCTATAATAGATGGAAATACAACCAAATCTTTGAAACCCACAGGCATTGGCTCACAAGACAGCTGTGCGGTTGACAAGTAACATGAGCCTTATGTGAGAAGAAGGGAAATCGTAAGATTTGCATATAATTATTGAGATCATGCAAATGTCAGttatgagaagcaaaaaaaaaaaaaaaaaaaaaagaaccacaCAAGCATCTCACTGTTAAATCCTGACAGTTGGCATCACCGAAGAGCTCAAATACATTTGAGCACCAGTTGGCAGAGGGTCATTAAAACAGAATTTGCAGAGACATTAGCTTCTTCACTTTTCTTTGAGTGACGTTTTACTATTAATAGTTTGCAGTGGCTTTGCAGAAAACATATTAATAAGAGAAACTGTAATGGGGGTATCTACAGCAAGTGTAAATGTAACAAGGGGTGCCCAAGAAGCTATCCTCTAATTGATCAGCATGGAGCTATCAGTGTGAGTATCCTAAAGTGCGAGAGAGTGCAATGACAAGCAGGCTGAGTTGAATAATACAATATACTCGGAAGCCAGGGAAGGAGAGTGATTAGTTTCTGGCCTTTTACTTCACTAATCTCATTTCCGATGTCTGCCTTACCAGATTGTCTAAAACATTCTGGTTTGAAGCCTGTAAAATGGTTCCTATGAGAAATGAAGCAAAGATCATTCTAACTCTATTTGTCAATGTGCAACATGTCCTTTGTTTTACTGGACAATGCTGTATGTTACTAGGCTTTGATATACCATATCAATGCTGAcactcaaaacaaaataaaacaaaacaatccaaacaaaaacaaaaaccccaacaaaaaaCCTGCAACCATAGAACTGAATGTGCAGAGAATTAATTAGCCTCCCATTTAGAGACTATTTTCTTTAGGTTTGATTTGTATAAAATGCACTTTCAGCTTACTGAATTCATGAATAAAGAAACAGCGTTTGGAATACTATTTATGTCCAGCTCTTTTCAGATTCACTATAAAGCTCATTACGTATGTTAAAAAATACATACAATGCAAATGTTGCAAATTGTTCGGAACATGTTTTCATAAAAGCTTTGAAACTGAAAACACAACTTTCCATCATGAAAGCCTGCCACAttcattttgaatatttttatagAGCTCATTTTGATCATTCTTTTCTATTCTATTGTTTCAGCTAAGGCAGCAGTTCACAAGAACTAGAGGTACTTCTTCCAGAGATGAAAGGAATTTATATACAACAGAGCcagttaattttccaaatgaagcTCAAGGACTGGAGAATAAGCTAAGACTTATGGAAACAAGCACTGACTTGCTCAAGCAGCCTGTACCTATCATTTCTCCTTCAGAAAATACTTTACAAGAGCTAGGAGAAGAATTACATGATGACAAAAAGTATTCCATAAGTTATGATTATAGTCAGCCATTAGCAGAGGAACTTACTGCAGGTTCTGTAAACAATAGTAAGCAGCCTTTGGAATGCATTGGTACCAGTGAAATGCTTTTATCACAGGAATATTTCCCTGGAACAATTCAAAATGTGAGTATCCATATTACAGATACTGTCTCAAAAAGACAAGGAATAAGCCAGGTAGACATTTCAAAAGATGAAACAGATAGCAAAATGATGGCGAGATTATTTATCAGTGAAGATGATGTTGATAAGTACAAAGAGGCCTGGGAAACAAGACCAGAAACAATTTCTTCGGAACATGATGAATCACAGAAATTAAATACATGTGTAACCGAAGCACTGGATGACAATGCTAACCCAGCTCCAGAGCGACACATTCTGCAAACATCTCACCTAATGCTGGAGACTGTATTGCCAGACAGTgacaaaactgaagaaaaaactgAAGATATATATGCTGGTACTTTTTCACATTCTGATGTCTCAATAGATTCCTCAAAAAACCCATATTCAGAAAAAGAAGTTGTGGTAGAAGCATCCAAAAAAGTCTGTAACACTTATTTAggaaaagaggagaaagaaaTGAAGTTAGATGAGTTAGGACTGATTAAAGAGCAGGAGAGTGGCGACACCATAACTGCAAAACTTTTCAGTGTTCATGGAAAATATATTAGTGAAGCAAAAAACACAACATTGCCATCAGCTTCAGATGATAAACACAAAGCCAAGCCTTCACAATCAGAAGACCAGCTGATTTTCCATGTAGCTGATGAAAGAAAAGCTGGAGACACTCATGAATTCAACCAGGTGACTTGTCTAAAAGATAGCAGAAGCCCCAACAATAGAAATGAAGGAAAAGAAATCACAAGCTCTATTGAAGGCCAACAGGGGAAAGAGGACTATCGTGACTTAAGTGATTACTTGAAAACAGACAGTAGATACCCTGATGCCACTCAGAGTAAAATGACTGCCTTTCCCACTGGTGACCCAGAATTTGCAGTGACAACTCGCAAAACAAAAGTTACAAGCACTACATCATTGAACCCAGAGGATACACCTGATACTAAGGAGAATGATCCTGAGCTTTCTGAGGAAAAAATGTACAGTCAAGATAATTTCAcaacaaaaaaaagtattttggaGACAGAGCCTTGTCACCTTGAAACTGAGAAATCGGACAGCATAGTTACAGATGATCAGAGCAGGGTAGTGTGTGAAAATCAAAGGTGGTGTGTTTCGGGAAGTAAGCCAGTAGAAAGAGAGACTGAGGCAAATAGAACAGAAGAGATTAAAGAGCAAACAGATGGTGAAGTCATGTTGGGAATGAGGAATAAGACAAGGTATTTGAATGTTACTCCCACAGAAGAATTGTTTACCTGCCAAGAGACAGTGGGATTTGAAAAGTCTCCTGTAGCTGAACATGGTaatacagaggaagcagaagcaggTACAGCTTATATAATTAAAACAACATCAGAAAGTGCTTCAGAAAAAATGTCTGCTAGTGAAAAAGCAGTAATTGCTAAGCTACCTCAAGAGACTGCACTAAGTGACAGGCCCACAGAGGAAAAGGAAACAGCGTTTGATACACATGAAGGGAGAAATGATGGTTCACATTATACTCTTTGTCAACGCAATACAGTGGGTGTATTATATGACACCGAATTTGAAAAGGAATCAGTTTTAGATATTTATAATGCACACGTATGTGAAACACTGCAAGGAGAAATGATGTCTGTGTGCAATACCAAGGAAAAAGTTTCCAAAGCAGAACAAGATATTGGAAATAATCCACCTGTAGAGGAAACATTACAGGCTTCTGCAATAGAAGGAAAAGCTGGTTTTGAGCAGGATTTATATTCAGAAGAATCATTGAAAGTCCACCCAGATCCCAAGCAGTGTCTGTACAGTGACAAAACTGAAGAATTGTATAAAGAAGAAAGAACTCTTGGAACACACTCCCATTCAGAAGCCAAAGGTGAAACAAAACCATCACCCTCAGATATAAATATTGTGCCTGATTATCATTATGAAAGCTCTCCAGTGACAACTTCTGAAGAATCTACTGAGGTGGTTACAGCTACGGTAGAAAATACAAAGCATCCATACACAGCCTCTGCATTCAAATCCATTGCCAATATTTCTGTTGAGTCAGGATATCATTTCAACCTACCAAGCGAAATGACATATATTAATAAAAACATCATTGCTGAGGCTGAACACAAAGATCCTGAGACTTCGCACCTATTGACTTCGAGTGATGACAGAGAAAGGAATATAGGCCAGTGTTTCCATAAAGCTGAGTTCAGAGAAGAGGAGTCATTAGGGCCAATGATTTTAATTAGTGAGCCTAGTGAAGAAATAGAAGAGAGAAGCTCTGAAGCTGAAGGTTTACTGACCGAAGGGAAAATATTAAACTGGCCTGATGACTCTCAGCATGAAAACCAGCACATTTCTGATTCTTCAGATATTTCTGACCAGAACAGTGAAGCACATAGTTTATCTACAGAGTGTCAGGTTTTAAAGCATATCAGTTACAGAATCTTTAATTTCCTCTTGTTTGCTGTATTTGTTATAACAACCTACCACTATGATTTAATGGTTTGCTTTGCATTCTATCTATTTTCTTTGTACTGGCTacactgggagggaggaagacgCAAGGAATCTGTAAAAAAGAAGTAACGTTAAGTTT
Protein-coding regions in this window:
- the PPP1R3A gene encoding protein phosphatase 1 regulatory subunit 3A, which produces MESSEEPSQIRRDNLLEIPALNDSLSEDEDIKETLKPRFSPLPRRRNSASSEDMEPEAPSTITRKVSFADAFGFDLVSVKEFDTWEVPITSKNDDLELKVLTAEEFFLSPLFVLPASQEDLLQKVRVQKVVLESIEFLPGITCMKGIIRVLNVSFEKLIYVRMSLDEWLTYYDILAEYVPNSYDGETDQFFFKISLVPPYQKNGAKVEFCIRYETSLGTFWANNDDKNYILLCHKKETVQEVDDATNEEATDKYIKGCLKTTPSSKEEILALSDEDIWNNSRTSEVNIPEIVYSHEEDKGSESNSENVKDINVECNEDDNEDNEKELELLLRQQFTRTRGTSSRDERNLYTTEPVNFPNEAQGLENKLRLMETSTDLLKQPVPIISPSENTLQELGEELHDDKKYSISYDYSQPLAEELTAGSVNNSKQPLECIGTSEMLLSQEYFPGTIQNVSIHITDTVSKRQGISQVDISKDETDSKMMARLFISEDDVDKYKEAWETRPETISSEHDESQKLNTCVTEALDDNANPAPERHILQTSHLMLETVLPDSDKTEEKTEDIYAGTFSHSDVSIDSSKNPYSEKEVVVEASKKVCNTYLGKEEKEMKLDELGLIKEQESGDTITAKLFSVHGKYISEAKNTTLPSASDDKHKAKPSQSEDQLIFHVADERKAGDTHEFNQVTCLKDSRSPNNRNEGKEITSSIEGQQGKEDYRDLSDYLKTDSRYPDATQSKMTAFPTGDPEFAVTTRKTKVTSTTSLNPEDTPDTKENDPELSEEKMYSQDNFTTKKSILETEPCHLETEKSDSIVTDDQSRVVCENQRWCVSGSKPVERETEANRTEEIKEQTDGEVMLGMRNKTRYLNVTPTEELFTCQETVGFEKSPVAEHGNTEEAEAGTAYIIKTTSESASEKMSASEKAVIAKLPQETALSDRPTEEKETAFDTHEGRNDGSHYTLCQRNTVGVLYDTEFEKESVLDIYNAHVCETLQGEMMSVCNTKEKVSKAEQDIGNNPPVEETLQASAIEGKAGFEQDLYSEESLKVHPDPKQCLYSDKTEELYKEERTLGTHSHSEAKGETKPSPSDINIVPDYHYESSPVTTSEESTEVVTATVENTKHPYTASAFKSIANISVESGYHFNLPSEMTYINKNIIAEAEHKDPETSHLLTSSDDRERNIGQCFHKAEFREEESLGPMILISEPSEEIEERSSEAEGLLTEGKILNWPDDSQHENQHISDSSDISDQNSEAHSLSTECQVLKHISYRIFNFLLFAVFVITTYHYDLMVCFAFYLFSLYWLHWEGGRRKESVKKK